A DNA window from Brassica napus cultivar Da-Ae chromosome C9 unlocalized genomic scaffold, Da-Ae chrC09_Random_26, whole genome shotgun sequence contains the following coding sequences:
- the LOC125595074 gene encoding uncharacterized protein LOC125595074 gives MHRKLRICDYRPLMDQLKGASPPGPPVLFPSQGDANYLTLSLLGCIKSIESLCSRFLWNGNITSKAAEKVSWNVVCLPRSEGGLGLRNLSIWNKTLSLKLVWLLHTRSPQAEQLHIILCSVQPPSLSSVRDCYNWYVDDLYLDSFNTARTWESVRDRSSTVDWESVVWFGGHVPRHAFHMWVTHLDSLPTISRIAAWDHNVENSCLLCNAPDENRDHLFLRCRFSERLWKMIIRRLGYQPFLFHTWTSLIEWLRMKDYTCPQTLHKLAAHAVIYHLWLERNNHLHNAVFSSTDRIFKNIDRHIRNTILARRGRKKFHSLMCTGLRFS, from the exons ATGCATCGCAAGCTCCGCATCTGCGACTACAGGCCACTTATGGACCAGCTAAAAGGCGCTTCTCCTCCTGGACCTCCTGTGCTCTTTCCTTCGCAGGGAGACGCCAATTACTTAACACTGTCATTGCTG GGCTGTATTAAGTCTATTGAATCCTTATGTTCTCGGTTCCTCTGGAATGGAAACATCACTAGTAAAGCGGCAGAAAAGGTTTCTTGGAATGTGGTATGTCTCCCTCGTTCTGAAGGTGGTCTAGGACTTCGAAACCTCAGCATATGGAACAAAACTCTTTCGCTTAAGCTGGTCTGGCTTCTTCACA CAAGGTCTCCGCAGGCAGAGCAGCTCCATATCATCTTGTGCTCCGTCCAGCCTCCTTCACTATCATCGGTGCGAGACTGCTACAACTGGTACGTTGATGACCTCTATTTAGACTCTTTCAACACTGCTAGAACTTGGGAATCTGTTAGAGATAGGTCCAGTACTGTTGATTGGGAATCAGTGGTTTGGTTTGGTGGCCACGTTCCAAGACATGCCTTCCACATGTGGGTTACTCACTTGGATAGTTTGCCAACAATATCTCGCATTGCAGCTTGGGACCATAACGTTGAGAATTCTTGTCTCCTCTGCAACGCGCCGGACGAAAACAGAGACCATCTTTTCCTCCGCTGCAGGTTTAGTGAGCGTCTTTGGAAAATGATCATTCGAAGGCTTGGCTATCAACCCTTCTTATTCCACACTTGGACATCGCTTATAGAATGGCTTCGCATGAAGGATTATACTTGCCCTCAGACTCTGCATAAGCTGGCTGCTCATGCAGTCATCTATCACTTGTGGCTTGAGAGAAACAACCATTTGCACAATGCAGTCTTCTCATCTACAGACCGCATCTTCAAGAACATAGATCGTCATATCAGAAACACGATCCTGGCAAGAAGGGGGAGGAAGAAGTTTCACTCTCTTATGTGCACTGGGCTGAGATTCTCTTAG
- the LOC125595075 gene encoding uncharacterized protein LOC125595075: protein MGNLMWAGAKRITGMGSELEVEAEALRWAAQVLTGFGYRNVTFETDSQVLSKMLSGEEATWPRVRPFIQEIGASVSGMNEAEVVYYPRSGNKVADRIAKETATFTSFVPKLYSIVPSWLFCLYGG from the coding sequence ATGGGGAATCTGATGTGGGCGGGGGCTAAGAGAATCACTGGAATGGGGTCTGAACTAGAAGTAGAGGCGGAAGCTCTGCGTTGGGCCGCTCAGGTTCTGACTGGATTTGGCTATCGGAATGTCACCTTTGAAACTGATTCTCAGGTTCTCTCGAAGATGTTGAGTGGAGAGGAAGCAACCTGGCCGAGAGTGAGACCGTTCATTCAAGAGATAGGTGCATCCGTTTCAGGAATGAATGAGGCGGAGGTGGTTTACTACCCAAGAAGTGGTAACAAAGTTGCAGATAGAATAGCGAAGGAGACTGCTACGTTTACGTCCTTTGTCCCTAAGCTGTATTCTATTGTGCCTAGTTGGTTGTTTTGCTTGTATGGAGGTTGA